In Sporocytophaga myxococcoides, the DNA window AACTGTTGAAAATATTTGTTTGAACATTTATTTTAATATTTATTGAATTGATATGTAACAGTTTATATATTATGCCGTTTTATAATAAACTGACAAAAAAGTGTGATTGAAATAGTCAGAGTTTTTAGTACCATATTCAGTAAATATGGCAAAAAACTTACTTCTGTTTCCTTATTTGCACTATATTTTATTGTTTTACGTAATAGTTCAAGCAGAAAAATTCAATATTAATATGACTAAAGCAGAAATTATTTCAGGAATTGCTGACAAAACAGGACAGGATAAAGCAGAGGTAACTCAGGTTGTAGAGACTTTATTCACTGTTATCAAAGATTCAATGGCAAAAGGTAACGAGATCTCTTTTAGAGGATTTGGTAATTTTATCATCAAGAAAAAGGCTAAGAAAATCGGTAGAAATATATCTAAAAACACCGCAGTTATAATTGATGAGCATTATGCTCCAAAATTTAAGCCTTCAGCTGAGTTTATAGATCTTATTAAATCAAGCAAAAAAGCTTAATTCAGATTTAAAAAATAATTTCAAAATCAGAGTGAATTTTAAATTTGCTCTGATTTTTTTTTAGTTAAAATCGTAAAGGAGTTTTAAGTAAGAACATTTCAGGCAAGCTTCTAACTGTCTATTTTAAAAAATCTATCCTGCCCAGAAATAAGATTTCGTAAATAGACTGAGCTACAGCAGAAAGAGGTTTTTCCATCAGTTCAAGTTTAAAGTTTTCAACAGATTTACCTTCCCAGTACGCATAGTGCATTTCATTTTTGACATGGTTGTCTACCAAAAGTGGTGATTTAAGAAAATCTATCCAGGAAAGATCATGTCTTGAATAAGTATACGCACCAACAGTAACCCCTTTTTTCAATTCTCTTTGGCTAACATGGAAATCATGAGAGTCTTTATAAAGCATTGCATCGTCTTCATTTTCAAATAAAAAAGTCGCAACCAGGCGTGATGGGTATTCATTAAATTTTCTTTTTCGCACGAGCTCCAGATTATGTTCTGTCTGATAACCTCTTAAAAGATTACTCTGAAAAGGACTTATATAGCCGGAGAAATTCTGATTGGGTAAAAACATCAGATTATCTTCCCGATTACTTACAGAAACAAAAGATCCCATCATTAATGCATTGTAATAAGCATAAACATCTTTGGGATTAATCCATACATAAAAATGTTTCGGGTCTTCAGAAGAAAAAAGATTTTCCATAGATTCAATACTAAGAGCTATTATTTTTTCATAAATCATGAAAGTTGATTTCATATGCATTATGAAAAACTCCCTATCTATAAGGCAACTGAATTTTTTCTATTTATGTTTGTGTTTCATTAATTCAAACTTGTCTTCATATTACCATGGTCTCAAAAAACTTTCATTGGATTTTTGTATTGGCTCTGTTATTCATATTTGGGTGTGAAAAGAAGAAACCAAATATTGAGGATAAGGATATATTGCTGGACAGAGCAAATAATGACACCACTGGCGAAAATAAGCTTGAGCTATCTCGTTTAATACCAGGAAAAATTCAAACAGTTAAAACATCAAAGGATTCCCTGCTTAGTTATAGTCTTTACATTCCCAAAAACTATTCAGAATCAAAAGTATATCCCATTGTATACTTTTTCGATCCTCAGGGAAATGGAAATTTACCTGTCGAAAAATATCATCAGCTTGCAGACCAATTCGAGACAATTCTTGCAGGTTCTTACAA includes these proteins:
- a CDS encoding HU family DNA-binding protein translates to MTKAEIISGIADKTGQDKAEVTQVVETLFTVIKDSMAKGNEISFRGFGNFIIKKKAKKIGRNISKNTAVIIDEHYAPKFKPSAEFIDLIKSSKKA